Proteins encoded in a region of the Ranitomeya imitator isolate aRanImi1 chromosome 9, aRanImi1.pri, whole genome shotgun sequence genome:
- the LOC138649016 gene encoding NAD(P)H dehydrogenase [quinone] 1-like — MSGKTALIVLAHQERTSFNYAMKEATKAALEKNGWTVLVSDLYEMKFHSVLSRDDITGSPNEPNNFKYGAEMLIAWQEGRLASDIKEEQKKVEKADLVIFQFPLYWFSMPALMKGWVERVLSMGFAYSYQTMYSGGILKNKRALLSFTTGGTGEMSSPRGINGDINIFLWPLQNGILNFLGFKVLEPQISFAVAHITQEARVEILKNWEKRLETIWDEKPIRYLPVQDFEDLAGGFVLKKEVEEARAAEKYSPTVGQHLGKPLPPDSQVKVDCVRL; from the exons ATGTCAG GAAAAACCGCACTGATTGTCTTAGCTCACCAGGAACGGACATCTTTTAACTATGCCATGAAAGAAGCAACTAAGGCGGCTCTAGAGAAGAATGGATGGACGGTCCTTGTGTCTGATCTTTATGAGATGAAGTTTCACTCTGTCCTGTCACGAGACGATATCACAG GTAGCCCCAATGAGCCGAATAATTTCAAATATGGCGCAGAGATGCTGATAGCGTGGCAGGAGGGACGCCTCGCCAGTGACATAAAGGAAGAGCAGAAGAAGGTGGAGAAAGCTGATCTTGTGATCTTTCAG TTCCCCTTGTACTGGTTCAGCATGCCCGCCCTAATGAAGGGTTGGGTGGAGCGAGTCCTCTCTATGGGATTTGCCTACAGCTATCAGACAATGTATTCTGGAGGAATATTAAAG aaTAAGAGAGCCCTGTTATCCTTCACCACTGGGGGCACTGGGGAAATGTCGTCACCCCGCGGCATTAATGGAGACATCAATATTTTCCTGTGGCCTTTGCAG AATGGAATTTTGAATTTCTTAGGATTTAAAGTCCTGGAACCTCAGATCTCATTTGCCGTGGCACACATAACTCAGGAGGCTCGCGTGGAGATACTTAAGAACTGGGAGAAGCGACTGGAGACAATTTGGGATGAAAAGCCCATCAGGTACCTTCCCGTTCAGGACTTTGAGGATTTGGCTGGTGGATTCGTCCTGAAGAAGGAAGTGGAGGAGGCCAGAGCGGCTGAGAAGTATAGCCCAACCGTGGGGCAACACCTGGGCAAACCTCTGCCACCTGACAGCCAGGTGAAGGTTGACTGTGTCAGGTTATGA